One Citrobacter amalonaticus genomic window carries:
- the birA gene encoding bifunctional biotin--[acetyl-CoA-carboxylase] ligase/biotin operon repressor BirA yields MKDNTVPLTLISLLADGEFHSGEQLGEKLGMSRAAINKHIQTLRDWGVDVFTVPGKGYSLPEPIQLLDSDRIYSQLDRGTVAVLPVIDSTNQYLLDRIDLLQSGDACVAEYQQAGRGRRGRKWFSPFGANLYLSMFWRLEQGPAAAIGLSLVIGIVMAEVLRELGADKVRVKWPNDLYLLDRKLAGILVELTGKTGDAAQIVIGAGINMAMRRVEEGVVNQGWITLQEAGITLDRNTLAARLIRELRTALELFEQEGLAPYLSRWEKLDNFINRQVKLIIGEKEIYGISRGIDAQGALLLEQDGIIKPWVGGEISLRSAE; encoded by the coding sequence ATGAAGGATAATACCGTTCCTCTGACGCTTATCTCCTTACTGGCCGATGGCGAGTTTCATTCCGGTGAGCAGCTAGGTGAGAAGTTGGGGATGAGTCGGGCGGCCATCAATAAACATATCCAGACCCTACGTGACTGGGGAGTCGATGTTTTTACCGTGCCAGGCAAAGGATACAGTTTACCGGAGCCGATTCAGTTGCTGGATTCCGACCGTATCTACAGCCAGTTGGATCGCGGTACGGTGGCTGTGCTTCCGGTTATCGATTCTACCAATCAGTACCTGCTGGACCGCATCGATCTATTGCAGTCTGGCGATGCCTGTGTGGCGGAATATCAACAGGCAGGCCGTGGACGTCGTGGACGTAAGTGGTTTTCCCCCTTTGGCGCAAACCTTTATCTTTCGATGTTCTGGCGTCTGGAGCAGGGGCCGGCCGCCGCGATCGGCTTAAGCCTGGTGATCGGTATCGTGATGGCTGAGGTGCTGCGCGAGCTGGGGGCGGATAAGGTACGGGTGAAGTGGCCTAACGATCTCTACCTGTTGGATCGCAAACTGGCGGGGATCCTGGTCGAGTTAACGGGTAAGACGGGCGATGCTGCGCAGATTGTCATTGGTGCCGGCATTAACATGGCGATGCGCCGCGTGGAAGAAGGCGTGGTGAATCAGGGATGGATTACGTTGCAGGAAGCAGGGATTACGCTCGATCGCAACACGCTGGCAGCAAGGCTCATTCGTGAATTACGTACCGCGCTGGAGTTATTTGAGCAGGAAGGGCTGGCTCCTTATCTTTCCCGTTGGGAAAAACTGGATAACTTTATCAATCGCCAGGTCAAACTGATTATCGGCGAAAAAGAAATATACGGTATTTCACGAGGTATTGATGCGCAGGGCGCATTACTTCTGGAACAGGATGGCATTATAAAACCGTGGGTTGGGGGAGAAATCTCCCTGAGAAGCGCAGAATAA
- the murB gene encoding UDP-N-acetylmuramate dehydrogenase: MNHSLKSWNTFGIDQNANEIVCAENEQQLLSAWQSANALHQPVLILGEGSNVLFLDAFRGTVIVNRIKGIDVTEQPDAWLLHVGAGENWHHLVQHTLQLGMPGLENLALIPGCVGSSPIQNIGAYGVELQRVCDYVDCVELATGQSRRVSAAECRFGYRDSIFKHEYQDRFAIVAVGLRLTKQWQPVLTYGDLTRLDPATVTPQQVFDSVCHMRMTKLPDPKVNGNAGSFFKNPVVAADVAQTLLSQFPNAPHYPQLDGSVKLAAGWLIDQCQLKGIGIGGAAVHRQQALVLINADNATSDDVVQLAHLVRMKVGEKFNVWLEPEVRFIGQTGEVNAVEIIA; encoded by the coding sequence ATGAATCACTCCCTTAAATCCTGGAATACCTTTGGCATCGATCAAAATGCCAATGAGATTGTTTGCGCCGAAAATGAACAACAACTACTTAGCGCCTGGCAATCTGCCAATGCGTTGCATCAGCCGGTACTGATACTGGGTGAAGGGAGTAACGTCCTGTTTCTTGACGCCTTCCGCGGGACGGTGATCGTCAATCGTATCAAAGGCATTGACGTGACAGAGCAACCAGATGCATGGCTGCTGCATGTCGGTGCGGGTGAAAACTGGCATCATCTGGTTCAGCATACGCTACAGCTTGGCATGCCGGGTCTGGAAAACCTGGCGCTGATCCCCGGCTGCGTTGGGTCTTCACCGATCCAGAATATTGGTGCTTACGGCGTGGAGCTCCAGCGAGTTTGTGATTATGTTGACTGTGTTGAGCTGGCGACAGGACAATCGCGGCGCGTGAGTGCGGCTGAATGTCGCTTTGGCTATCGTGACAGTATCTTCAAACATGAATACCAGGATCGCTTCGCGATTGTTGCGGTGGGGTTACGTCTGACTAAGCAATGGCAGCCAGTGTTGACCTATGGCGACCTGACTCGCCTGGATCCGGCCACGGTAACGCCACAGCAGGTGTTTGATTCGGTTTGCCATATGCGCATGACGAAACTACCCGATCCAAAAGTGAACGGCAATGCGGGCAGCTTTTTTAAGAACCCCGTGGTGGCGGCCGATGTGGCACAAACATTACTGTCCCAATTCCCGAATGCGCCCCATTATCCTCAACTTGACGGTTCAGTAAAGCTGGCGGCAGGTTGGCTCATTGACCAGTGTCAGCTAAAAGGCATCGGGATCGGTGGGGCTGCAGTGCATCGTCAACAGGCCCTGGTGCTGATCAATGCGGATAATGCGACAAGCGACGATGTGGTCCAGCTTGCACACCTTGTTCGTATGAAAGTGGGTGAAAAATTTAACGTCTGGCTGGAGCCTGAAGTACGCTTTATCGGGCAGACTGGCGAAGTCAATGCTGTGGAGATCATTGCATGA